The Miscanthus floridulus cultivar M001 chromosome 7, ASM1932011v1, whole genome shotgun sequence genome includes a region encoding these proteins:
- the LOC136463705 gene encoding ribosome biogenesis protein BRX1 homolog 1-like — translation MAKKRKRSDAPADAAGAEKPDDSAPARPERTLFGFKDPAPDAEPASAGDGAAVAPFRNREKVLITCSRRITYRYRHLMQDVLSLLPHAKKDSKVESKQSKGSALNELVELRSCSSCLFFECRKQKDLYLWMVKSPGGPSVKFLVNAVHTMEELKLTGNHLNGSRPLLTFSTNFDEQPHWKLVKEMITQIFATPKDHRKAKPFHDHVFVFSIVDGHVWFRNYQISVPHNEIDKVDKGGLDKMTLIEVGPRFCLNPVKIFGGSFGGPTWYENPYYISPNQIRALEKRQKAGKYAKKVKAKVRRKMHEMENTLEPDEFAELWKGE, via the exons ATGGCGAAGAAGCGGAAGCGCAGCGACGCCCCGGCGGACGCGGCCGGCGCAGAGAAGCCCGACGACTCCGCGCCGGCGCGCCCGGAGCGCACACTCTTCGGCTTCAAGGACCCGGCCCCCGACGCCGAGCCCGCCTCCGCGGGCGACGGTGCTGCGGTGGCGCCGTTCCGGAACAGGGAGAAGGTGCTCATCACCTGCTCCCGCCGCATCACGTACAG GTATCGGCATCTGATGCAGGACGTGTTGTCGCTGCTCCCGCACGCGAAGAAGGACAGCAAGGTCGAGTCGAAGCAGAGCAAGGGGAGCGCGCTGAACGAGCTGGTCGAGCTCAGGAGCTGCTCCAGCTGCCTCTTCTTCGAG TGCAGAAAACAGAAGGATCTTTACCTTTGGATGGTGAAGTCTCCTGGAGGACCATCAGTGAAATTTCTAGTAAATGCTG TTCACACCATGGAGGAGTTGAAGCTTACTGGTAACCATCTGAATGGGTCACGACCACTTCTTACATTTTCTACAAATTTTGATGAGCAACCTCATTGGAAGCTTGTGAAGGAAATGATAACTCAG ATATTTGCTACTCCTAAAGATCACCGTAAAGCAAAACCTTTCCATGACCATGTATTTGTGTTCTCCATTGTGGATGGTCATGTTTGGTTTCGAAACTACCAG ATTTCGGTTCCCCACAATGAGATTGATAAAGTTGATAAAGGTGGTCTGGATAAAATGACACTTATTGAG GTTGGCCCCAGGTTCTGTTTGAATCCAGTCAAAATATTTGGTGGAAGTTTTGGTGGTCCTACATGGTATGAGAACCCATACTACATTTCCCCCAATCAG ATCCGTGCACTAGAGAAGAGGCAGAAGGCAGGCAAATATGCCAAGAAGGTGAAGGCCAAGGTGAGGAGGAAGATGCACGAGATGGAGAACACGCTGGAGCCTGATGAGTTTGCTGAGCTCTGGAAAGGAGAGTAA
- the LOC136463703 gene encoding large ribosomal subunit protein eL6x-like — translation MAPTSKLSIGIKLASRSHAYHRRGLWAIKAKNGGAFPKAEKPAAAAEPKFYPADDVKPRVPSTRKPKPTKLRSSITPGTVLIILAGRFMGKRVVFLKQLKSGLLLISGPFKINGVPIRRVNQTYVIATSTKVDISGVDVAKFDDKYFAREKKQKAKKTEGELFETEKEASKSLPDFKKDDQKAVDAALIKAIEAVPELKTYLGARFSLRDGDKPHEMVF, via the exons ATGGCGCCGACGTCGAAGCTGTCGATTGGCATCAAGCTAGCGTCGCGGTCGCACGCGTACCACCGCCGTGGGCTGTGGGCCATCAAGGCCAAGAACGGCGGCGCCTTCCCCAAGGCCGAgaagcccgccgccgccgcggagccCAAGTTCTACCCCGCCGACGACGTCAAGCCCCGCGTTCCCAGCACCCGCAAGCCTAAGCCCACCAAACTCAG GTCGAGCATCACGCCCGGGACGGTGCTGATCATCCTCGCTGGGCGCTTCATGGGGAAGAGAGTGGTGTTCCTCAAGCAGCTCAAGTCCGGTCTGCTCCTCATCTCTG GGCCTTTCAAGATCAATGGAGTACCGATCCGCCGTGTGAACCAGACCTATGTCATTGCTACATCAACCAAGGTTGACATCTCTGGTGTTGATGTCGCAAAGTTTGATGACAAGTACTTTGCGAGGGAGAAGAAGCAGAAGGCGAAGAAGACTGAGGGCGAGCTTTTCGAGACAGAGAAGGAG GCATCCAAGTCTCTGCCTGACTTCAAGAAGGATGACCAGAAGGCTGTGGATGCTGCTCTGATCAAGGCTATTGAGGCTGTCCCAGAGCTGAAAACCTATCTTGGCGCCCGGTTCTCTCTCAGGGATGGTGACAAGCCCCACGAGATGGTCTTCTAA